A region from the Ptychodera flava strain L36383 chromosome 10, AS_Pfla_20210202, whole genome shotgun sequence genome encodes:
- the LOC139142251 gene encoding protein D3-like: MSERAFTNVRQCTRISRLKSHLTTAYSSSQAMDKHEIAPDVIDKVPSNVVNVEWENGVKADAGNVLTPTQVQKRPSKVTWAAEADAFYAVLKTDPDAPSRKTPTYREWHHWLVVNIPGGDISKGDVAMDYVGAGPPKGTGLHRYIFLVYKQPGKITYSDPVRTNTSADGRGGQKACDLAAKYNLGEPIAVNLYQAEHDDYVPQLYKQLGL; the protein is encoded by the exons ATGTCGGAGAGAGCTTTCACTAACGTTCGGCAGTGCACTCGCATATCGCGACTGAAATCGCACCTCACTACCGCGTACAG CTCTTCCCAGGCCATGGATAAACACGAAATTGCTCCTGATGTGATTGACAAAGTGCCGAGCAATGTTGTCAATGTGGAATGGGAGAATGGCGTGAAGGCGGACGCGGGAAATGTACTCACACCAACACAG GTTCAAAAACGTCCATCTAAGGTTACGTGGGCTGCAGAGGCAGATGCATTTTACGCTGTTCTCAAGACTGATCCTGACGCACCGAGCCGGAAGACTCCCACCTACAGGGAATGGCATCACTGGTTGGTTGTTAACATTCCAGGTGGGGACATAAGCAAAGGAGATGTTGCCATGGATTATGTTGGTGCAGGACCTCCAAAAGGAACAG gTTTGCATCGATACATCTTCCTGGTGTACAAACAGCCAGGAAAAATAACTTACAGCGATCCAGTACGCACTAACACATCTGCAGATGGACGCGGAGGTCAGAAAGCGTGTGATCTTGCTGCTAAATACAATCTTGGGGAGCCCATTGCTGTCAATCTATACCAAGCTGAGCATGACGACTATGTGCCTCAACTCTACAAGCAGCTGGGACTCTAA
- the LOC139142245 gene encoding zinc finger protein 492-like, whose translation MESAGMMDLNSPRDLYKAGTGSADISPSGVLISSEACSAICEAARDFDQLHQLVGYFEMLSKTLCQQYHDKVLPMESTSIIIQSLVLHGFITLEFSGSSKKIPEDDINQQTDVDSTEKRSTAHKEFFTSAECFERGESERLVHNLGEYKSGSLCRCESQDCKIYDSELSSSKDASSQLEQCHPYSVCELNDHNLIHTDVQSRKCESQEQHERNVWIPTGVQQYECEEFVRTFCQKGNLKSHMVTHTNIRPHECEECGKTFKQKVHLNTHMLTHTHIRPHECQECSRAFGQKSSLKLHMLIHTNIRLHECEECGKTFKQKVHLNTHMLTHTHIRPHECQECSRAFGQKSSLKLHMLIHTNIRLHECEECGKTFKQKVHLKTHMLTHTHIRPHECKECGRKFSEKSSLKSHMLTHVNIRPHECKECGRTFKRKFSLKTHMVTHTNISPYKCKECDRTFGTKSSLKSHVLTHTDTRPYECKDCGRTFGQKGTLKTHMLTHTKVRPHECKECGKAFSLKGTLNAHVLTHTSKRPYECEECCRTFSQKSSLKSHMLTHTNIRPHKCQECGRTFRQKSSLKRHMLTHTNIRLFV comes from the exons ATGGAGTCGGCAGGAATGATGGACTTGAACAGCCCTCGAGATCTGTACAAGGCGGGCACTGGTAGTGCTGATATTTCTCCTTCCGGCGTTCTGATCAGTTCTGAAG CATGTTCAGCAATTTGTGAAGCTGCAAGAGATTTTGACCAGCTACATCAGCTAGTGGGATATTTTGaaatgctttcaaaaacattatgTCAACAATATCATGACAAGGTTCTACCAATGGAAA GCACATCAATAATCATACAAAGTCTTGTCTTACATGGTTTCATCACATTGGAGTTCAGTGGATCCAGTAAAAAAATTCCTGAAGATGACATCAATCAACAAACAGACGTTGATAGTACGGAAAAACGATCGACAGCACACAAAGAATTCTTCACTTCGGCAGAGTGCTTTGAAAGGggagaaagtgaaagactggtACACAATCTGGGAGAATACAAGAGTGGTAGCCTCTGTAGGTGTGAAAGCCAAGACTGTAAGATATATGACAGTGAATTGAGTTCATCAAAAGATGCCTCATCACAATTAGAACAGTGTCATCCCTATTCAGTGTGTGAACTCAATGATCATAATTTGATCCACACAGATGTACAAAGCAGAAAATGTGAAAGCCAAGAGCAACATGAGAGAAATGTTTGGATTCCCACAGGTGTTCAACAGTATGAATGCGAAGAGTTTGTTAGAACATTCTGTCAGAAAGGCAATCTGAAGTCACATATGGTGACccacacaaatatcagaccacatgagtgtgaagagtgtggtaaaacattcaaacagaAAGTACATCTGAACACACATATGTTGACCCACACACATATCAGACCACATGAGTGTCAAGAGTGCAGTAGAGCATTCGGTCAGAAAAGCAGTCTGAAGTTACATATGTTGATCCACACAAATATCAGACTACATGAGTGtgaagagtgtggtaaaacattcaaacagaAAGTACATCTGAACACACATATGTTGACCCACACACATATCAGACCACATGAGTGTCAAGAGTGCAGTAGAGCATTCGGTCAGAAAAGCAGTCTGAAGTTACATATGTTGATCCACACAAATATCAGACTACATGAGTGtgaagagtgtggtaaaacattcaaacagaAAGTACATCTGAAGACACATATGTTGACCCACACACATATCAGACCACATgagtgtaaagagtgtggtagaaAGTTTAGTGAGAAAAGCTCTCTGAAGTCTCATATGTTAACCCACGTaaatatcagaccacatgagtgtaaagagtgtggtagaaCGTTCAAGAGGAAATTCAGTCTGAAAACACATATGGTTACCCACACAAATATCAGCCCTTACAAGTGTAAAGAGTGTGATAGAACATTCGGTACGAAAAGCAGTCTGAAGTCACATGTGTTGACACATACAGATACCAGACCTTATGAATGTAAAGACTGTGGTAGAACATTTGGTCAGAAAGGCACTCTGAAGACACATATGTTGACCCACACGAAGGTCAGACCACATgagtgtaaagagtgtggtaaagcATTCAGTCTGAAAGGCACTCTTAACGCACATGTGTTGACACACACAAGCAAAAGACCATATGAGTGTGAAGAGTGTTGTAGAACATTCAGTCAGAAAAGCAGTCTGAAGTCACATATGTTGACccacacaaatatcagaccacaCAAGTGTCAAGAGTGTGGTAGAACATTCCGTCAGAAAAGCAGTCTGAAGAGACATATGTTGACCCACACAAATATCAGACTGTTTGTGTAA
- the LOC139142250 gene encoding transmembrane protein 39A-like isoform X2, which yields MPGGRRGPGRPQISRTVPPPVQTVGGPQSAQLRQRNGPNMVLGSAPVTTTLITITPIKHQEIPDLPTDHNLFFELIMFFYLVMALLLQYINIYRTVWWLPHSPANAALNFYLIDVHLVIFIIVVLTRRLVWKMVTEFYSSLEVKAVLFWIAQIFKCVVIMLLLGTLIWTLVNMFFNNSVLNLLFLAYPLVSYFLLYGSTLEPNKSTNPPQNADSKQTKDESRPTKPVPQPKENGTSVLPYHKCTLSPDSIRDEADYLRCDFNARIKQVLFNSMVCAYYVGFVPVCFVQNSLYFDVWWSCQHIGFVWLNSFVMFSAHFMPSKYCDVLHRCALHLGKWQKIDHGYSNTPQHVWSDMTVWPQGVLVRYNKGLYKAMGPQNVAYPADSSHARFYFMFHKPLRLLNWLIILQLVLIFYQLYLLLRSTFWNHIITLSLMLFSNYYIIFKLLRDRFVLAKVYSSKD from the exons ATGCCAGGGGGACGTCGTGGGCCAGGTAGGCCCCAGATCAGTCGAACTGTACCTCCACCTGTTCAAACTGTTGGCGGGCCGCAAAGTGCACAGCTCCGTCAAAG aaatggacCCAACATGGTACTAGGAAGTGCTCCCGTTACCACGACGTTAATCACGATCACGCCAATCAAACACCAGGAGATACCAGACTTGCCAACCGACCACAACCTTTTCTTTGAGCTGATCATGTTCTTCTATTTGGTGATGGCTTTGTTACTTCAGTACATCAATATCTATCGGACTGTCTGGTGGTTGCCTCATTCACCGGCAAATGCCGCTCTG aatttctatttgattgatgttcatttggtcatATTCATCATCGTTGTTCTGACAAGAAGATTAGTTTGGAAAATGGTGACTGAG TTCTACAGTTCTCTGGAGGTGAAGGCTGTCTTGTTTTGGATTGCCCAGATTTTCAAATGCGTCGTCATCATGCTGTTATTGGGAACACTGATTTGGACCTTGGTAAACATGTTCTTCAACAACTCAGTACTCAATTTACTCTTCCTTGCCTATCC GTTGGTGTCTTATTTTCTACTCTACGGCTCAACCTTGGAACCCAACAAGTCCACGAATCCGCCTCAGAACGCAGACTCCAAACAGACCAAAGATGAATCACGCCCCACCAAACCAGTGCCACAACCCAAAGAAAACGGTACTTCAGTCTTGCCATATCACAAATgtacgctgtcaccagattctATCAGAGACGAAGCGGACTACCTACGATGTGATTTTAACGCCCGTATAAAACAGGTTTTATTTAATTCCATGGTCTGTGCCTACTATGTAGGTTTTGTTCCAGTTTGTTTTGTCCAG AATTCTTTATATTTTGACGTATGGTGGTCCTGTCAACATATTGGATTCGTCTGGTTGAACTCCTTTGTAATGTTCTCAGCgcattttatgccttcaaaATATTGCGACGTGTTGCACCGGTGTGCGCTGCACTTGGGAAAATGGCAGAAAATTGATCACGGATACAGCAACACACCACAGCATGT CTGGTCAGACATGACAGTTTGGCCGCAAGGTGTGTTGGTACGATACAACAAAGGATTATACAAGGCTATGGGCCCTCAAAATGTTGCCTACCCAGCTGACAGTTCACATGCAAGATTTTAT TTTATGTTTCACAAGCCATTGCGGTTGCTGAACTGGTTGATAATCCTTCAGCTCgtcttgatattttatcaacTGTACCTGCTGCTACGATCCACAT
- the LOC139142250 gene encoding transmembrane protein 39A-like isoform X1, translating into MPGGRRGPGRPQISRTVPPPVQTVGGPQSAQLRQRNGPNMVLGSAPVTTTLITITPIKHQEIPDLPTDHNLFFELIMFFYLVMALLLQYINIYRTVWWLPHSPANAALNFYLIDVHLVIFIIVVLTRRLVWKMVTEFYSSLEVKAVLFWIAQIFKCVVIMLLLGTLIWTLVNMFFNNSVLNLLFLAYPLVSYFLLYGSTLEPNKSTNPPQNADSKQTKDESRPTKPVPQPKENGTSVLPYHKCTLSPDSIRDEADYLRCDFNARIKQVLFNSMVCAYYVGFVPVCFVQNSLYFDVWWSCQHIGFVWLNSFVMFSAHFMPSKYCDVLHRCALHLGKWQKIDHGYSNTPQHVWSDMTVWPQGVLVRYNKGLYKAMGPQNVAYPADSSHARFYFMFHKPLRLLNWLIILQLILIFYQLYLLLRSTFWNHIITLSLMLFSNYYIIFKLLRDRFVLAKVYSSKD; encoded by the exons ATGCCAGGGGGACGTCGTGGGCCAGGTAGGCCCCAGATCAGTCGAACTGTACCTCCACCTGTTCAAACTGTTGGCGGGCCGCAAAGTGCACAGCTCCGTCAAAG aaatggacCCAACATGGTACTAGGAAGTGCTCCCGTTACCACGACGTTAATCACGATCACGCCAATCAAACACCAGGAGATACCAGACTTGCCAACCGACCACAACCTTTTCTTTGAGCTGATCATGTTCTTCTATTTGGTGATGGCTTTGTTACTTCAGTACATCAATATCTATCGGACTGTCTGGTGGTTGCCTCATTCACCGGCAAATGCCGCTCTG aatttctatttgattgatgttcatttggtcatATTCATCATCGTTGTTCTGACAAGAAGATTAGTTTGGAAAATGGTGACTGAG TTCTACAGTTCTCTGGAGGTGAAGGCTGTCTTGTTTTGGATTGCCCAGATTTTCAAATGCGTCGTCATCATGCTGTTATTGGGAACACTGATTTGGACCTTGGTAAACATGTTCTTCAACAACTCAGTACTCAATTTACTCTTCCTTGCCTATCC GTTGGTGTCTTATTTTCTACTCTACGGCTCAACCTTGGAACCCAACAAGTCCACGAATCCGCCTCAGAACGCAGACTCCAAACAGACCAAAGATGAATCACGCCCCACCAAACCAGTGCCACAACCCAAAGAAAACGGTACTTCAGTCTTGCCATATCACAAATgtacgctgtcaccagattctATCAGAGACGAAGCGGACTACCTACGATGTGATTTTAACGCCCGTATAAAACAGGTTTTATTTAATTCCATGGTCTGTGCCTACTATGTAGGTTTTGTTCCAGTTTGTTTTGTCCAG AATTCTTTATATTTTGACGTATGGTGGTCCTGTCAACATATTGGATTCGTCTGGTTGAACTCCTTTGTAATGTTCTCAGCgcattttatgccttcaaaATATTGCGACGTGTTGCACCGGTGTGCGCTGCACTTGGGAAAATGGCAGAAAATTGATCACGGATACAGCAACACACCACAGCATGT CTGGTCAGACATGACAGTTTGGCCGCAAGGTGTGTTGGTACGATACAACAAAGGATTATACAAGGCTATGGGCCCTCAAAATGTTGCCTACCCAGCTGACAGTTCACATGCAAGATTTTAT TTTATGTTTCACAAGCCATTACGGTTGCTGAACTGGTTGATAATCCTTCAGctcatcttgatattttatcaacTGTACCTGCTGCTACGATCCACATTCTGGAATCACATCATCACACTATCCTTGATGCTTTTCTCAAATTACTACATCATCTTTAAACTTCTCAGAGATCGATTCGTTCTCGCCAAAGTTTATTCAAGCAAAGATTAa